In Labrus mixtus chromosome 11, fLabMix1.1, whole genome shotgun sequence, a single window of DNA contains:
- the phactr4b gene encoding phosphatase and actin regulator 4B isoform X3 yields the protein MENRDDESEQHHGTMVGEGGSTGDSTPKRKGKFSTLGKIFKPWKWRKKKSSDKFQETSEELERKMSTRRTRQELIEQGVLKEVPDNDADTQTPKQPYVKNGHTLPLSSGVVGGGGGGHCGVRSPCNQGKLPSESDYRMNPAWLNQPDDRRGRSPSDGERRGALCSRGTGQHEDGWRGGGGGSRAHVEGEWKPNMIWQGQIHGQMEDCRRGGRLHPEDGQKRPGLQKAPSEDGRRSRPAEADWKPTLPRHASAEEGRGRRESESHFIPDPEALRDTLREPLPPKQSVMPPKWLMTTTTEPCSKGASRTPSNHHGNQYSSPSASSSKPGRSVSSAGTSTQPSSGLASTSQGTKQPPQPPPKPMNRGNATMLVSALQGGENAQLPLYWSCWKRECDYDVYLSLPVYLCRRAGGLRSGDFNQGGASLVSAKPSPPMPPKRTTPVTKRNTEDASALSHPINPSPLSLEDHSNLSVGFQLPPPPPSPPLPTHKPPSPPRQHIHTHHLHHQHSYPHPLPQPIPMLFDPPSPTNESPQRPAPVPLHIMIQRALSSPGPAQPHPDGSQRAHTLLFETPLEYHGDRGRPLPVSIQPLKLSEDDYSEEEEEEDDEEEEEYDGEIPQPELEPRSRRCLVGDAGVCVIPGGNSSEEEDEEDEDEDEEGENDMHGDDSDSEGPVLYKDEDSDEDEEDEPPPSALASRVRRKDTLALKLSSRPSAPDRDRDRFTQERCIRDNHPPGQTGLTWQSREQWEAIRTQIGSALTRRLSQRPTAEELEQRNILQPKNQADRQAEVREIKRRLTRKLSQRPTVAELQARKILRFHEYVEVTDAQDYDRRADKPWTKLTPADKAAIRKELNDYKSTEMEVHEESRIYTRFHRP from the exons ATGGAAAATCGTG ATGATGAATCTGAGCAACACCACGGCACAATGGTGGGAGAGGGGGGCAGCACAGGGGACAGCACCCCAAAGCGCAAGGGCAAGTTCTCTACCCTTGGTAAGATCTTCAAGCCGTGGAAGTGGcggaagaagaaaagcagcgaTAAGTTCCAGGAAACTTCAGAAG agctggagagaaagatGTCGACGAGGCGTACCCGGCAGGAGCTCATCGAACAGGGAGTGCTGAAGGAAGTCCCGGACAACG ATGCAGATACACAGACGCCAAAGCAGCCCTATGTGAAGAACGGCCacactctaccactgagctctGGGGTggtagggggaggaggaggaggtcactGTGGTGTTAGGAGCCCATGCAACCAGGGCAAACTCCCTTCAGAGTCCGACTATAGGATGAACCCGGCCTGGCTCAACCAGCCAGATGACCGCAGGGGTCGCTCTCCTTCAGACGGGGAACGTCGGGGAGCTCTGTGCTCCAGAGGCACGGGACAGCATGAAGACGggtggagagggggagggggagggtcaCGTGCACATGTTGAGGGTGAATGGAAACCTAACATGATCTGGCAGGGCCAGATTCATGGCCAGATGGAGGACTGCAGACGTGGGGGGAGACTTCACCCCGAGGATGGGCAGAAGAGACCCGGGCTGCAGAAGGCCCCATCAGAGGACGGCAGGAGGAGTCGGCCTGCAGAAGCGGACTGGAAGCCAACACTCCCTCGACATGCATCTGCTGAGGAGGGAAGAGGTCGCAGAG AGTCAGAGAGCCATTTCATCCCTGACCCAGAAGCCCTGCGGGACACCCTGCGCGAACCTCTGCCACCCAAACAGTCTGTCATGCCTCCAAAATGGCTGATGACCACAACCACCGAGCCTTGCAGCAAAGGTGCATCTCGCACCCCATCCAACCACCATGGGAACCAgtactcctctccctctgcctcctcgTCCAAACCTGGGCGGTCCGTCTCCTCTGCTGGTACTTCCACCCAACCGTCTTCAGGATTAGCCTCCACCTCTCAGGGCACCAAGCAGCCACCTCAGCCTCCGCCCAAGCCAATGAACAGGGGCAACGCTACCATGCTGG TCTCCGCCCTGCAGGGGGGAGAGAACGCTCAGCTTCCTCTCTACTGGTCCTGCTGGAAGCGAGAATGCGACTACGATGTCTACCTGTCCTTACCTGTCTACCTGTGCCGGCGGGCCGGAGGCCTGCGCTCAG GCGACTTCAACCAAGGAGGAGCCAGTCTTGTGTCAGCCAAGCCCTCCCCACCCATGCCTCCTAAGAGGACCACCCCCGTCACCAAACGCAACACAGAGGACGCCTCTGCTTTGAGCCATCCCATCAACCCCTCACCCCTTTCTCTGGAAGACCACAGCAACCTATCTGTGGGATTCCAGCTGCCTCCCccacctccctcccctcccctgccAACACACAAACCACCATCTCCTCCCCgccaacacatacacacccatcaCCTCCACCATCAGCACTCCTACCCCCATCCACTACCCCAGCCCATACCCATGCTGTTTGACCCACCAAGCCCGACCAATGAATCTCCTCAGCGCCCGGCCCCTGTCCCGCTGCATATAATGATCCAGCGAGCCTTGTCCAGTCCCGGCCCTGCTCAGCCACATCCAGACGGGTCACAGCGAGCTCACACGCTGCTTTTCGAAACACCTCTTGAGTACCATGGAGACCGTGGACGTCCCCTTCCTGTCAGCATCCAACCACTGAAACT ATCTGAGGATGACTattcagaggaagaagaggaggaagatgacgaggaggaggaggagtacgaTGGGGAGATCCCCCAGCCGGAGCTGGAGCCTCGGAGCCGCAGATGCTTGGTGGGAGACGCCGGTGTTTGTGTCATCCCGGGAGGAAacagcagtgaggaggaggacgaggaagatgaagatgaggatgaagaaggAGAGAATGACATGCATGGCGATGACAGCGACTCGGAAGGTCCTGTGCTTTATAAAGATGAAGACTccgatgaagatgaagaggatgagcCCCCTCCAA gTGCTCTGGCCAGCAGGGTCAGGAGGAAGGACACCTTGGCTCTGAAGCTGAGCAGCCGTCCCTCGGCCCCTGACAGGGACAGGGACAGGTTTACCCAGGAGAGATGTATCAGGGACAACCACCCTCCAGGACAGACCGGCCTCACCTGGCAGAGCAGGGAGCAGTGGGAGGCCATTCGCACACAGATCGGCAGTGCACTCACAAG gCGACTTAGCCAGAGACCCACTGCGGAAGAGCTGGAGCAAAGAAACATCCTTCAGC cTAAAAACCAGGCTGACAGACAAGCTGAAGTTAGGGAGATTAAGCGGCGGCTGACCCGGAAG TTGAGTCAAAGACCCACCGTTGCAGAACTACAGGCAAGAAAAATCCTGCGGTTCCACGAATACGTGGAAGTCACAGATGCCCAAGACTACGATCGGAGAGCGGACAAGCCGTGGACTAAGCTGACTCCTGCTGACAAG GCGGCCATACGGAAGGAGCTCAATGACTATAAGAGCACTGAAATGGAGGTTCATGAAGAGAGCAGAATCTACACGAG GTTTCATCGGCCTtag
- the phactr4b gene encoding phosphatase and actin regulator 4B isoform X5: MENRDDESEQHHGTMVGEGGSTGDSTPKRKGKFSTLGKIFKPWKWRKKKSSDKFQETSEELERKMSTRRTRQELIEQGVLKEVPDNDADTQTPKQPYVKNGHTLPLSSGVVGGGGGGHCGVRSPCNQGKLPSESDYRMNPAWLNQPDDRRGRSPSDGERRGALCSRGTGQHEDGWRGGGGGSRAHVEGEWKPNMIWQGQIHGQMEDCRRGGRLHPEDGQKRPGLQKAPSEDGRRSRPAEADWKPTLPRHASAEEGRGRRESESHFIPDPEALRDTLREPLPPKQSVMPPKWLMTTTTEPCSKGASRTPSNHHGNQYSSPSASSSKPGRSVSSAGTSTQPSSGLASTSQGTKQPPQPPPKPMNRGNATMLGDFNQGGASLVSAKPSPPMPPKRTTPVTKRNTEDASALSHPINPSPLSLEDHSNLSVGFQLPPPPPSPPLPTHKPPSPPRQHIHTHHLHHQHSYPHPLPQPIPMLFDPPSPTNESPQRPAPVPLHIMIQRALSSPGPAQPHPDGSQRAHTLLFETPLEYHGDRGRPLPVSIQPLKLSEDDYSEEEEEEDDEEEEEYDGEIPQPELEPRSRRCLVGDAGVCVIPGGNSSEEEDEEDEDEDEEGENDMHGDDSDSEGPVLYKDEDSDEDEEDEPPPSALASRVRRKDTLALKLSSRPSAPDRDRDRFTQERCIRDNHPPGQTGLTWQSREQWEAIRTQIGSALTRRLSQRPTAEELEQRNILQPKNQADRQAEVREIKRRLTRKLSQRPTVAELQARKILRFHEYVEVTDAQDYDRRADKPWTKLTPADKAAIRKELNDYKSTEMEVHEESRIYTRFHRP, from the exons ATGGAAAATCGTG ATGATGAATCTGAGCAACACCACGGCACAATGGTGGGAGAGGGGGGCAGCACAGGGGACAGCACCCCAAAGCGCAAGGGCAAGTTCTCTACCCTTGGTAAGATCTTCAAGCCGTGGAAGTGGcggaagaagaaaagcagcgaTAAGTTCCAGGAAACTTCAGAAG agctggagagaaagatGTCGACGAGGCGTACCCGGCAGGAGCTCATCGAACAGGGAGTGCTGAAGGAAGTCCCGGACAACG ATGCAGATACACAGACGCCAAAGCAGCCCTATGTGAAGAACGGCCacactctaccactgagctctGGGGTggtagggggaggaggaggaggtcactGTGGTGTTAGGAGCCCATGCAACCAGGGCAAACTCCCTTCAGAGTCCGACTATAGGATGAACCCGGCCTGGCTCAACCAGCCAGATGACCGCAGGGGTCGCTCTCCTTCAGACGGGGAACGTCGGGGAGCTCTGTGCTCCAGAGGCACGGGACAGCATGAAGACGggtggagagggggagggggagggtcaCGTGCACATGTTGAGGGTGAATGGAAACCTAACATGATCTGGCAGGGCCAGATTCATGGCCAGATGGAGGACTGCAGACGTGGGGGGAGACTTCACCCCGAGGATGGGCAGAAGAGACCCGGGCTGCAGAAGGCCCCATCAGAGGACGGCAGGAGGAGTCGGCCTGCAGAAGCGGACTGGAAGCCAACACTCCCTCGACATGCATCTGCTGAGGAGGGAAGAGGTCGCAGAG AGTCAGAGAGCCATTTCATCCCTGACCCAGAAGCCCTGCGGGACACCCTGCGCGAACCTCTGCCACCCAAACAGTCTGTCATGCCTCCAAAATGGCTGATGACCACAACCACCGAGCCTTGCAGCAAAGGTGCATCTCGCACCCCATCCAACCACCATGGGAACCAgtactcctctccctctgcctcctcgTCCAAACCTGGGCGGTCCGTCTCCTCTGCTGGTACTTCCACCCAACCGTCTTCAGGATTAGCCTCCACCTCTCAGGGCACCAAGCAGCCACCTCAGCCTCCGCCCAAGCCAATGAACAGGGGCAACGCTACCATGCTGG GCGACTTCAACCAAGGAGGAGCCAGTCTTGTGTCAGCCAAGCCCTCCCCACCCATGCCTCCTAAGAGGACCACCCCCGTCACCAAACGCAACACAGAGGACGCCTCTGCTTTGAGCCATCCCATCAACCCCTCACCCCTTTCTCTGGAAGACCACAGCAACCTATCTGTGGGATTCCAGCTGCCTCCCccacctccctcccctcccctgccAACACACAAACCACCATCTCCTCCCCgccaacacatacacacccatcaCCTCCACCATCAGCACTCCTACCCCCATCCACTACCCCAGCCCATACCCATGCTGTTTGACCCACCAAGCCCGACCAATGAATCTCCTCAGCGCCCGGCCCCTGTCCCGCTGCATATAATGATCCAGCGAGCCTTGTCCAGTCCCGGCCCTGCTCAGCCACATCCAGACGGGTCACAGCGAGCTCACACGCTGCTTTTCGAAACACCTCTTGAGTACCATGGAGACCGTGGACGTCCCCTTCCTGTCAGCATCCAACCACTGAAACT ATCTGAGGATGACTattcagaggaagaagaggaggaagatgacgaggaggaggaggagtacgaTGGGGAGATCCCCCAGCCGGAGCTGGAGCCTCGGAGCCGCAGATGCTTGGTGGGAGACGCCGGTGTTTGTGTCATCCCGGGAGGAAacagcagtgaggaggaggacgaggaagatgaagatgaggatgaagaaggAGAGAATGACATGCATGGCGATGACAGCGACTCGGAAGGTCCTGTGCTTTATAAAGATGAAGACTccgatgaagatgaagaggatgagcCCCCTCCAA gTGCTCTGGCCAGCAGGGTCAGGAGGAAGGACACCTTGGCTCTGAAGCTGAGCAGCCGTCCCTCGGCCCCTGACAGGGACAGGGACAGGTTTACCCAGGAGAGATGTATCAGGGACAACCACCCTCCAGGACAGACCGGCCTCACCTGGCAGAGCAGGGAGCAGTGGGAGGCCATTCGCACACAGATCGGCAGTGCACTCACAAG gCGACTTAGCCAGAGACCCACTGCGGAAGAGCTGGAGCAAAGAAACATCCTTCAGC cTAAAAACCAGGCTGACAGACAAGCTGAAGTTAGGGAGATTAAGCGGCGGCTGACCCGGAAG TTGAGTCAAAGACCCACCGTTGCAGAACTACAGGCAAGAAAAATCCTGCGGTTCCACGAATACGTGGAAGTCACAGATGCCCAAGACTACGATCGGAGAGCGGACAAGCCGTGGACTAAGCTGACTCCTGCTGACAAG GCGGCCATACGGAAGGAGCTCAATGACTATAAGAGCACTGAAATGGAGGTTCATGAAGAGAGCAGAATCTACACGAG GTTTCATCGGCCTtag
- the phactr4b gene encoding phosphatase and actin regulator 4B isoform X1 translates to MGQSLRVETQAKDPQQQNKNGDDESEQHHGTMVGEGGSTGDSTPKRKGKFSTLGKIFKPWKWRKKKSSDKFQETSEELERKMSTRRTRQELIEQGVLKEVPDNDADTQTPKQPYVKNGHTLPLSSGVVGGGGGGHCGVRSPCNQGKLPSESDYRMNPAWLNQPDDRRGRSPSDGERRGALCSRGTGQHEDGWRGGGGGSRAHVEGEWKPNMIWQGQIHGQMEDCRRGGRLHPEDGQKRPGLQKAPSEDGRRSRPAEADWKPTLPRHASAEEGRGRRESESHFIPDPEALRDTLREPLPPKQSVMPPKWLMTTTTEPCSKGASRTPSNHHGNQYSSPSASSSKPGRSVSSAGTSTQPSSGLASTSQGTKQPPQPPPKPMNRGNATMLVSALQGGENAQLPLYWSCWKRECDYDVYLSLPVYLCRRAGGLRSGDFNQGGASLVSAKPSPPMPPKRTTPVTKRNTEDASALSHPINPSPLSLEDHSNLSVGFQLPPPPPSPPLPTHKPPSPPRQHIHTHHLHHQHSYPHPLPQPIPMLFDPPSPTNESPQRPAPVPLHIMIQRALSSPGPAQPHPDGSQRAHTLLFETPLEYHGDRGRPLPVSIQPLKLSEDDYSEEEEEEDDEEEEEYDGEIPQPELEPRSRRCLVGDAGVCVIPGGNSSEEEDEEDEDEDEEGENDMHGDDSDSEGPVLYKDEDSDEDEEDEPPPSALASRVRRKDTLALKLSSRPSAPDRDRDRFTQERCIRDNHPPGQTGLTWQSREQWEAIRTQIGSALTRRLSQRPTAEELEQRNILQPKNQADRQAEVREIKRRLTRKLSQRPTVAELQARKILRFHEYVEVTDAQDYDRRADKPWTKLTPADKAAIRKELNDYKSTEMEVHEESRIYTRFHRP, encoded by the exons ATGGGACAGAGCCTTCGTGTGGAAACCCAGGCTAAGGacccacaacaacaaaacaagaatggAG ATGATGAATCTGAGCAACACCACGGCACAATGGTGGGAGAGGGGGGCAGCACAGGGGACAGCACCCCAAAGCGCAAGGGCAAGTTCTCTACCCTTGGTAAGATCTTCAAGCCGTGGAAGTGGcggaagaagaaaagcagcgaTAAGTTCCAGGAAACTTCAGAAG agctggagagaaagatGTCGACGAGGCGTACCCGGCAGGAGCTCATCGAACAGGGAGTGCTGAAGGAAGTCCCGGACAACG ATGCAGATACACAGACGCCAAAGCAGCCCTATGTGAAGAACGGCCacactctaccactgagctctGGGGTggtagggggaggaggaggaggtcactGTGGTGTTAGGAGCCCATGCAACCAGGGCAAACTCCCTTCAGAGTCCGACTATAGGATGAACCCGGCCTGGCTCAACCAGCCAGATGACCGCAGGGGTCGCTCTCCTTCAGACGGGGAACGTCGGGGAGCTCTGTGCTCCAGAGGCACGGGACAGCATGAAGACGggtggagagggggagggggagggtcaCGTGCACATGTTGAGGGTGAATGGAAACCTAACATGATCTGGCAGGGCCAGATTCATGGCCAGATGGAGGACTGCAGACGTGGGGGGAGACTTCACCCCGAGGATGGGCAGAAGAGACCCGGGCTGCAGAAGGCCCCATCAGAGGACGGCAGGAGGAGTCGGCCTGCAGAAGCGGACTGGAAGCCAACACTCCCTCGACATGCATCTGCTGAGGAGGGAAGAGGTCGCAGAG AGTCAGAGAGCCATTTCATCCCTGACCCAGAAGCCCTGCGGGACACCCTGCGCGAACCTCTGCCACCCAAACAGTCTGTCATGCCTCCAAAATGGCTGATGACCACAACCACCGAGCCTTGCAGCAAAGGTGCATCTCGCACCCCATCCAACCACCATGGGAACCAgtactcctctccctctgcctcctcgTCCAAACCTGGGCGGTCCGTCTCCTCTGCTGGTACTTCCACCCAACCGTCTTCAGGATTAGCCTCCACCTCTCAGGGCACCAAGCAGCCACCTCAGCCTCCGCCCAAGCCAATGAACAGGGGCAACGCTACCATGCTGG TCTCCGCCCTGCAGGGGGGAGAGAACGCTCAGCTTCCTCTCTACTGGTCCTGCTGGAAGCGAGAATGCGACTACGATGTCTACCTGTCCTTACCTGTCTACCTGTGCCGGCGGGCCGGAGGCCTGCGCTCAG GCGACTTCAACCAAGGAGGAGCCAGTCTTGTGTCAGCCAAGCCCTCCCCACCCATGCCTCCTAAGAGGACCACCCCCGTCACCAAACGCAACACAGAGGACGCCTCTGCTTTGAGCCATCCCATCAACCCCTCACCCCTTTCTCTGGAAGACCACAGCAACCTATCTGTGGGATTCCAGCTGCCTCCCccacctccctcccctcccctgccAACACACAAACCACCATCTCCTCCCCgccaacacatacacacccatcaCCTCCACCATCAGCACTCCTACCCCCATCCACTACCCCAGCCCATACCCATGCTGTTTGACCCACCAAGCCCGACCAATGAATCTCCTCAGCGCCCGGCCCCTGTCCCGCTGCATATAATGATCCAGCGAGCCTTGTCCAGTCCCGGCCCTGCTCAGCCACATCCAGACGGGTCACAGCGAGCTCACACGCTGCTTTTCGAAACACCTCTTGAGTACCATGGAGACCGTGGACGTCCCCTTCCTGTCAGCATCCAACCACTGAAACT ATCTGAGGATGACTattcagaggaagaagaggaggaagatgacgaggaggaggaggagtacgaTGGGGAGATCCCCCAGCCGGAGCTGGAGCCTCGGAGCCGCAGATGCTTGGTGGGAGACGCCGGTGTTTGTGTCATCCCGGGAGGAAacagcagtgaggaggaggacgaggaagatgaagatgaggatgaagaaggAGAGAATGACATGCATGGCGATGACAGCGACTCGGAAGGTCCTGTGCTTTATAAAGATGAAGACTccgatgaagatgaagaggatgagcCCCCTCCAA gTGCTCTGGCCAGCAGGGTCAGGAGGAAGGACACCTTGGCTCTGAAGCTGAGCAGCCGTCCCTCGGCCCCTGACAGGGACAGGGACAGGTTTACCCAGGAGAGATGTATCAGGGACAACCACCCTCCAGGACAGACCGGCCTCACCTGGCAGAGCAGGGAGCAGTGGGAGGCCATTCGCACACAGATCGGCAGTGCACTCACAAG gCGACTTAGCCAGAGACCCACTGCGGAAGAGCTGGAGCAAAGAAACATCCTTCAGC cTAAAAACCAGGCTGACAGACAAGCTGAAGTTAGGGAGATTAAGCGGCGGCTGACCCGGAAG TTGAGTCAAAGACCCACCGTTGCAGAACTACAGGCAAGAAAAATCCTGCGGTTCCACGAATACGTGGAAGTCACAGATGCCCAAGACTACGATCGGAGAGCGGACAAGCCGTGGACTAAGCTGACTCCTGCTGACAAG GCGGCCATACGGAAGGAGCTCAATGACTATAAGAGCACTGAAATGGAGGTTCATGAAGAGAGCAGAATCTACACGAG GTTTCATCGGCCTtag
- the phactr4b gene encoding phosphatase and actin regulator 4B isoform X4 translates to MGQSLRVETQAKDPQQQNKNGDDESEQHHGTMVGEGGSTGDSTPKRKGKFSTLGKIFKPWKWRKKKSSDKFQETSEELERKMSTRRTRQELIEQGVLKEVPDNDADTQTPKQPYVKNGHTLPLSSGVVGGGGGGHCGVRSPCNQGKLPSESDYRMNPAWLNQPDDRRGRSPSDGERRGALCSRGTGQHEDGWRGGGGGSRAHVEGEWKPNMIWQGQIHGQMEDCRRGGRLHPEDGQKRPGLQKAPSEDGRRSRPAEADWKPTLPRHASAEEGRGRRESESHFIPDPEALRDTLREPLPPKQSVMPPKWLMTTTTEPCSKGASRTPSNHHGNQYSSPSASSSKPGRSVSSAGTSTQPSSGLASTSQGTKQPPQPPPKPMNRGNATMLGDFNQGGASLVSAKPSPPMPPKRTTPVTKRNTEDASALSHPINPSPLSLEDHSNLSVGFQLPPPPPSPPLPTHKPPSPPRQHIHTHHLHHQHSYPHPLPQPIPMLFDPPSPTNESPQRPAPVPLHIMIQRALSSPGPAQPHPDGSQRAHTLLFETPLEYHGDRGRPLPVSIQPLKLSEDDYSEEEEEEDDEEEEEYDGEIPQPELEPRSRRCLVGDAGVCVIPGGNSSEEEDEEDEDEDEEGENDMHGDDSDSEGPVLYKDEDSDEDEEDEPPPSALASRVRRKDTLALKLSSRPSAPDRDRDRFTQERCIRDNHPPGQTGLTWQSREQWEAIRTQIGSALTRRLSQRPTAEELEQRNILQPKNQADRQAEVREIKRRLTRKLSQRPTVAELQARKILRFHEYVEVTDAQDYDRRADKPWTKLTPADKAAIRKELNDYKSTEMEVHEESRIYTRFHRP, encoded by the exons ATGGGACAGAGCCTTCGTGTGGAAACCCAGGCTAAGGacccacaacaacaaaacaagaatggAG ATGATGAATCTGAGCAACACCACGGCACAATGGTGGGAGAGGGGGGCAGCACAGGGGACAGCACCCCAAAGCGCAAGGGCAAGTTCTCTACCCTTGGTAAGATCTTCAAGCCGTGGAAGTGGcggaagaagaaaagcagcgaTAAGTTCCAGGAAACTTCAGAAG agctggagagaaagatGTCGACGAGGCGTACCCGGCAGGAGCTCATCGAACAGGGAGTGCTGAAGGAAGTCCCGGACAACG ATGCAGATACACAGACGCCAAAGCAGCCCTATGTGAAGAACGGCCacactctaccactgagctctGGGGTggtagggggaggaggaggaggtcactGTGGTGTTAGGAGCCCATGCAACCAGGGCAAACTCCCTTCAGAGTCCGACTATAGGATGAACCCGGCCTGGCTCAACCAGCCAGATGACCGCAGGGGTCGCTCTCCTTCAGACGGGGAACGTCGGGGAGCTCTGTGCTCCAGAGGCACGGGACAGCATGAAGACGggtggagagggggagggggagggtcaCGTGCACATGTTGAGGGTGAATGGAAACCTAACATGATCTGGCAGGGCCAGATTCATGGCCAGATGGAGGACTGCAGACGTGGGGGGAGACTTCACCCCGAGGATGGGCAGAAGAGACCCGGGCTGCAGAAGGCCCCATCAGAGGACGGCAGGAGGAGTCGGCCTGCAGAAGCGGACTGGAAGCCAACACTCCCTCGACATGCATCTGCTGAGGAGGGAAGAGGTCGCAGAG AGTCAGAGAGCCATTTCATCCCTGACCCAGAAGCCCTGCGGGACACCCTGCGCGAACCTCTGCCACCCAAACAGTCTGTCATGCCTCCAAAATGGCTGATGACCACAACCACCGAGCCTTGCAGCAAAGGTGCATCTCGCACCCCATCCAACCACCATGGGAACCAgtactcctctccctctgcctcctcgTCCAAACCTGGGCGGTCCGTCTCCTCTGCTGGTACTTCCACCCAACCGTCTTCAGGATTAGCCTCCACCTCTCAGGGCACCAAGCAGCCACCTCAGCCTCCGCCCAAGCCAATGAACAGGGGCAACGCTACCATGCTGG GCGACTTCAACCAAGGAGGAGCCAGTCTTGTGTCAGCCAAGCCCTCCCCACCCATGCCTCCTAAGAGGACCACCCCCGTCACCAAACGCAACACAGAGGACGCCTCTGCTTTGAGCCATCCCATCAACCCCTCACCCCTTTCTCTGGAAGACCACAGCAACCTATCTGTGGGATTCCAGCTGCCTCCCccacctccctcccctcccctgccAACACACAAACCACCATCTCCTCCCCgccaacacatacacacccatcaCCTCCACCATCAGCACTCCTACCCCCATCCACTACCCCAGCCCATACCCATGCTGTTTGACCCACCAAGCCCGACCAATGAATCTCCTCAGCGCCCGGCCCCTGTCCCGCTGCATATAATGATCCAGCGAGCCTTGTCCAGTCCCGGCCCTGCTCAGCCACATCCAGACGGGTCACAGCGAGCTCACACGCTGCTTTTCGAAACACCTCTTGAGTACCATGGAGACCGTGGACGTCCCCTTCCTGTCAGCATCCAACCACTGAAACT ATCTGAGGATGACTattcagaggaagaagaggaggaagatgacgaggaggaggaggagtacgaTGGGGAGATCCCCCAGCCGGAGCTGGAGCCTCGGAGCCGCAGATGCTTGGTGGGAGACGCCGGTGTTTGTGTCATCCCGGGAGGAAacagcagtgaggaggaggacgaggaagatgaagatgaggatgaagaaggAGAGAATGACATGCATGGCGATGACAGCGACTCGGAAGGTCCTGTGCTTTATAAAGATGAAGACTccgatgaagatgaagaggatgagcCCCCTCCAA gTGCTCTGGCCAGCAGGGTCAGGAGGAAGGACACCTTGGCTCTGAAGCTGAGCAGCCGTCCCTCGGCCCCTGACAGGGACAGGGACAGGTTTACCCAGGAGAGATGTATCAGGGACAACCACCCTCCAGGACAGACCGGCCTCACCTGGCAGAGCAGGGAGCAGTGGGAGGCCATTCGCACACAGATCGGCAGTGCACTCACAAG gCGACTTAGCCAGAGACCCACTGCGGAAGAGCTGGAGCAAAGAAACATCCTTCAGC cTAAAAACCAGGCTGACAGACAAGCTGAAGTTAGGGAGATTAAGCGGCGGCTGACCCGGAAG TTGAGTCAAAGACCCACCGTTGCAGAACTACAGGCAAGAAAAATCCTGCGGTTCCACGAATACGTGGAAGTCACAGATGCCCAAGACTACGATCGGAGAGCGGACAAGCCGTGGACTAAGCTGACTCCTGCTGACAAG GCGGCCATACGGAAGGAGCTCAATGACTATAAGAGCACTGAAATGGAGGTTCATGAAGAGAGCAGAATCTACACGAG GTTTCATCGGCCTtag